A region of the Panthera leo isolate Ple1 chromosome F2, P.leo_Ple1_pat1.1, whole genome shotgun sequence genome:
TGTTGAGGCTGCTGAGGGTCACCGCCACGTGGTAGGCCACGAGGCTGGCGTGGCTCGGCACCTCGGGCCACAGCGCCACGGCCACCTGGCGGGCGTGGAAGGGTGTGAAGCAGACGAGGAAGATGACGAGCACGGTCAGCAGCAGCTGCATGGCCCGCACGCGGCGCTGGCGGCCCTGGCGCAGGAGGCCCGGCCGTGACAGCGCGCACACGATGCGGCCCGTGAACACGCTGATGACCAGCAGGGGCAGCAGGAACTCCAGGACGGTCAGCGCGAAGACGCGGCAGCAAGGCCCGCCGCCGGCTCTCACGCCCAGCACGGACAGGGTCACGGCGCCGGCCGCCAGCCACACGAAGGCGCACACGGCCCGGGCGCAGGCAGGCTGGCGCCAGCGGCGGGAGCCGTCGGGCTGCACGATGGCCAGGTAGCGGTCGACGCAGATGCAGGTGAGGAACAGGATGGAGCAGTGCATGTTGAGGAAGTAGCCGAAGACGTGGGGGAGGGCGCAGCGCAGGCAGCCGCGCGCGCCGTAGAAGACGGCGAAGCGCGTGGGCAGGGACAGCCCCACCAGCAGGTCGGTCACCACCAGGTTGATGGTGTAGACCACCGAGGGCGTCTTGGCCTGCGTGCGGCAGCAGAAGACGTACAGCGCTAGTCCGTTGAGCACCAGCCCCGCCAGGAAGATGACG
Encoded here:
- the GPR20 gene encoding G-protein coupled receptor 20; the protein is MPAASPTGPWAPAAPNTTAAAAAAANVSVPEVPLFHLFALLDEELHAAFPGLWVALIAVHGVIFLAGLVLNGLALYVFCCRTQAKTPSVVYTINLVVTDLLVGLSLPTRFAVFYGARGCLRCALPHVFGYFLNMHCSILFLTCICVDRYLAIVQPDGSRRWRQPACARAVCAFVWLAAGAVTLSVLGVRAGGGPCCRVFALTVLEFLLPLLVISVFTGRIVCALSRPGLLRQGRQRRVRAMQLLLTVLVIFLVCFTPFHARQVAVALWPEVPSHASLVAYHVAVTLSSLNSCMDPIVYCFVTSGFQATVRGLFRRRGAEREPHGSTVVGMQRSSRASGRKHIPGPGPGAFTQDLANGPEA